One window of the Runella slithyformis DSM 19594 genome contains the following:
- a CDS encoding patatin-like phospholipase family protein, translating into MKIGLVLSGGGARGIMHLGVIKALQERGVVISDIAGTSAGAIVGAMISHGYTPDEVLSKLLKINFLKYLRPSFNGPGLLRMDKVEELYLELLPHDSFESLKIPLTVTATDIEAGEIVYFQSGPLIRPLMASSCLPGIFEPIRYNKKLFVDGAVLNNLPIEPLVQKGIEFLIGVNCNPPRLDKPIRSMRTVIERSLLLAVRNKTQERIQQCHLVFEPKEVEKYDIFDVRKARDIFLTGYHSVMKSPEKLQVLENYGNLIKR; encoded by the coding sequence ATGAAAATAGGATTAGTACTGTCGGGCGGAGGGGCCAGGGGAATTATGCACCTGGGGGTGATTAAAGCTTTGCAGGAGCGTGGAGTAGTCATTTCGGACATTGCCGGCACGAGTGCCGGGGCGATTGTGGGCGCTATGATCTCTCACGGGTACACTCCGGATGAAGTATTAAGTAAGCTGTTAAAAATCAACTTTTTGAAATATCTGAGACCATCTTTCAACGGTCCGGGATTATTACGGATGGATAAAGTAGAGGAACTGTATCTCGAATTATTGCCCCATGATTCTTTCGAAAGCCTGAAAATCCCGTTGACCGTTACGGCGACCGATATCGAAGCCGGTGAAATTGTGTATTTTCAATCAGGGCCTCTGATTCGTCCTTTGATGGCATCAAGCTGTTTGCCCGGAATCTTCGAACCTATTCGATATAATAAAAAGCTATTTGTGGATGGTGCCGTATTGAATAATTTACCTATTGAGCCGCTTGTGCAAAAAGGGATAGAATTTTTGATAGGCGTGAATTGTAATCCGCCACGTTTGGATAAGCCTATACGCTCCATGCGGACGGTGATCGAACGCAGTCTGCTGCTGGCTGTTCGCAATAAAACACAAGAGCGTATCCAACAATGCCATCTGGTCTTTGAGCCAAAGGAAGTAGAGAAGTACGACATATTTGACGTTCGCAAAGCCCGGGATATCTTTTTAACGGGGTATCATTCAGTCATGAAATCGCCCGAGAAGCTACAGGTACTGGAAAATTACGGTAATCTCATCAAGAGATAA
- the nspC gene encoding carboxynorspermidine decarboxylase produces MSIDFTQVPSPCFVLEEELLRKNLGLIRRVMDEADCQIILALKGFSMYSAFSIVSEYLPGATASSLNEIKLINEYLGYKSHTYIPAYQEEEFGEVLERSKHITFNSISQWERFQPRVKEFNQNHPEKAVSCGIRVNPQYSEVETDMYNPCIPGSRLGVTRSHFGDSLPEGIEGIHFHTLCENGSDVLERTLEALESRFGDLLHQAKWLNMGGGHLMTREGYDIPKLISLIKRIKETYNVDVILEPGSAIAWRTGYLVSSVLDIVESQGIEVAVLNTSFAAHMPDTLEMPYKPRILGAYHEPVAEKPTYRLGGMTCLAGDFMGDYSFDTPLQIGDRLVFDDMIHYTMVKTTTFNGVNLPSIGIWQAEGQFRLVKKFGYESFKDRLS; encoded by the coding sequence ATGTCCATTGATTTTACCCAAGTTCCCTCGCCGTGTTTTGTGCTGGAAGAAGAACTTCTTCGCAAAAATCTCGGGCTTATCCGTCGTGTGATGGATGAGGCCGACTGTCAGATCATTCTGGCACTGAAAGGCTTTTCCATGTATAGTGCATTTTCCATCGTCAGCGAGTATTTGCCGGGTGCTACCGCCAGCTCATTAAATGAAATAAAGCTTATCAATGAGTACTTAGGCTATAAGTCACATACCTATATTCCGGCGTATCAGGAAGAAGAATTTGGGGAAGTATTGGAACGCAGCAAACACATCACCTTTAATTCTATATCCCAATGGGAACGTTTTCAGCCGCGTGTTAAAGAGTTTAATCAAAATCATCCCGAAAAAGCCGTTTCGTGCGGCATACGGGTCAACCCTCAATACTCTGAAGTAGAAACGGATATGTACAACCCGTGCATACCCGGCTCACGATTGGGTGTAACACGCAGCCATTTCGGTGATTCATTACCGGAAGGCATCGAAGGGATTCATTTTCATACGCTGTGCGAAAACGGCTCTGACGTACTGGAACGCACCCTGGAAGCCCTCGAAAGTCGCTTCGGCGACCTGCTTCACCAAGCCAAATGGCTCAATATGGGCGGCGGTCACCTAATGACTCGCGAAGGATACGATATTCCGAAATTGATCTCGCTTATCAAAAGAATAAAAGAGACCTACAACGTAGATGTCATCCTGGAACCGGGCTCCGCGATTGCCTGGCGCACGGGCTATCTGGTGTCCAGTGTCTTGGATATTGTTGAAAGTCAGGGAATAGAGGTGGCTGTTTTAAATACTTCTTTTGCCGCTCACATGCCCGATACCCTCGAAATGCCCTATAAACCACGAATTTTAGGGGCTTACCACGAACCGGTCGCTGAAAAACCCACGTACCGATTGGGCGGCATGACCTGTCTGGCGGGCGATTTTATGGGCGATTATTCTTTTGATACTCCCTTACAGATCGGCGATCGGTTGGTCTTTGACGATATGATCCATTACACGATGGTCAAAACAACGACATTCAATGGGGTCAATTTGCCTTCCATCGGGATTTGGCAGGCGGAGGGGCAGTTCAGGCTTGTCAAGAAGTTTGGGTACGAGAGCTTTAAGGACCGATTGAGTTGA
- a CDS encoding RrF2 family transcriptional regulator yields MISKKAKYALKALKVLTEEFGKGPVLISHIAERENIPKKFLEAILLELRNHGILSSQKGKGGGYLLRVEPARVNFAQVIRVIDGPIAPTPCVSLHFYVKCDDCIDEATCALRPVMEQVRDANLGVYEGTTLQIFVK; encoded by the coding sequence ATGATTTCTAAAAAAGCAAAATACGCACTCAAAGCACTTAAAGTGCTGACTGAAGAATTCGGGAAAGGCCCTGTTCTTATTTCGCACATTGCGGAACGCGAAAACATTCCCAAAAAATTTCTGGAAGCCATTCTGCTTGAATTGCGCAACCACGGGATCCTGTCCAGCCAAAAAGGCAAAGGCGGCGGTTACTTATTGCGCGTAGAACCGGCACGGGTCAATTTTGCTCAGGTAATTCGGGTCATTGACGGCCCTATTGCTCCCACTCCCTGCGTATCTCTTCATTTCTATGTAAAATGCGATGACTGCATAGACGAAGCAACCTGTGCCCTGCGCCCGGTCATGGAACAGGTAAGAGATGCCAACTTAGGAGTATACGAAGGCACTACACTGCAAATTTTCGTAAAATAA
- the uvrA gene encoding excinuclease ABC subunit UvrA encodes MNVAENQQNISDTDFENLNPKHYIIIKGARVNNLKNIDVAIPRNKLIVVTGVSGSGKSSLAFDTLFAEGQRMYVESLSSYARQFLGRMEKPEVDYIKGVSPAVAIEQKVNTRNPRSTVGTTTEIYDYLKLLFARVGTTYSPFSGLPVRKDTVTDVVDFMLRHEEGTRVRVLAPLIIKENRTIAQELSILLSKGYTRVVVNKEMKSIEELMETNAYTAFPASDFFILIDRAAVKHDDEDTQFRLSDSVQTAFFEGEGLCIIEVAGGERREFSDKFELDGLKFEEPSVNLFSFNNPYGACKRCEGFGKVLGLDPDLIVPDKNLSVFEGAIAPWRTEKMSEWLAPLLRHGIRFDFPIHRAYKDLTQEQKDILWTGNQYFEGLNAFFEHLESQTHKVQYRVMLSRYRGRTTCPECRGSRLRKDAGYVKINGMSITDLVLLPIGEVLQFFKALTLPDHEFGIAKRILIEIEHRLEYMERVGLGYLTLNRLTSTLSGGEFQRIKLATSLGSALVGSMYILDEPSIGLHPRDTRKLVGVLESLRDMGNTVIVVEHEEEVMRAADQIIDIGPDAGNLGGEVVWQGTWEDILNPIEGRHSHTIRFLNGEDQIPVPTFRRKSTHWIELTGARENNLKDVDVKFPLGTFTVVTGVSGSGKSTLIRKILFPALARQKGEYNEEAGKYTNLTGSIDRIDNLEMVDQNPIGKSSRSNPVTYIKAYDYIRQMMSEVPLAKARGYKPSHFSFNIEGGRCETCQGEGQVKIEMQFMADIYLKCEACGGKRFKQEILDVRYQGRDESSADIADILDMTIDEAITFFRTQEPKLADRLLPLQEVGLGYVKLGQSSNTLSGGEAQRVKLAFFLSKSNPNQGRSLFIFDEPTTGLHFHDIQKLLKALNALVNQGDTVIVIEHNVEVIKSADWVIDMGPEGGEAGGYVTFEGTPEDMIKLSDNYTAAFLKEKMNP; translated from the coding sequence ATGAACGTAGCCGAAAACCAACAGAATATTTCAGATACCGACTTCGAGAACCTCAACCCGAAGCATTATATAATCATTAAAGGCGCTCGCGTCAACAACCTTAAAAACATTGACGTAGCCATTCCCCGCAACAAGCTGATTGTGGTCACAGGTGTGTCGGGGAGCGGTAAATCGTCGTTGGCTTTTGATACGCTTTTTGCCGAAGGACAACGCATGTACGTTGAGAGTTTGAGCAGTTATGCGCGTCAGTTTTTGGGACGTATGGAAAAGCCCGAAGTGGATTATATCAAAGGAGTGTCGCCGGCCGTGGCCATTGAGCAAAAAGTCAATACCCGCAATCCGCGCTCTACCGTGGGTACAACCACCGAAATATACGATTATCTAAAGTTACTTTTTGCCCGGGTGGGTACTACCTATTCTCCCTTTTCGGGCCTGCCCGTCCGAAAAGATACCGTAACGGATGTGGTTGATTTTATGCTTCGGCACGAGGAAGGAACACGGGTAAGGGTGCTCGCACCGCTGATCATCAAAGAAAATAGAACCATTGCGCAGGAGTTGAGTATCTTATTATCAAAGGGTTATACGCGGGTAGTGGTCAATAAAGAAATGAAGTCCATTGAGGAATTGATGGAAACCAATGCGTATACGGCCTTCCCTGCCTCTGATTTTTTTATTCTTATTGATAGGGCGGCGGTCAAACATGACGATGAAGATACGCAGTTCCGACTGTCTGATTCGGTACAAACGGCCTTTTTTGAAGGAGAAGGCCTCTGTATCATTGAAGTGGCAGGGGGTGAGCGCCGGGAGTTTTCGGATAAGTTTGAATTGGACGGCCTAAAGTTTGAAGAGCCAAGCGTCAACCTGTTCAGCTTCAATAATCCGTACGGGGCCTGTAAGCGTTGCGAAGGCTTCGGTAAAGTGCTCGGACTGGATCCTGATTTGATTGTTCCCGACAAAAATCTGTCGGTATTTGAAGGGGCCATAGCGCCCTGGCGTACCGAGAAAATGAGTGAATGGCTGGCACCGCTTTTACGGCACGGCATTCGTTTTGATTTTCCCATCCATCGCGCCTACAAAGACCTCACGCAGGAGCAGAAAGACATTCTCTGGACGGGCAATCAGTATTTTGAAGGATTGAACGCTTTTTTTGAGCACTTGGAATCGCAAACCCATAAGGTGCAGTACCGCGTGATGCTGTCGCGTTATCGCGGGCGTACCACCTGCCCGGAATGCCGAGGGTCGCGTTTGCGCAAAGATGCAGGTTACGTAAAAATCAATGGCATGTCCATTACTGATTTGGTACTGTTGCCCATTGGTGAGGTATTGCAATTTTTTAAGGCTCTGACGCTGCCGGATCATGAATTCGGGATTGCCAAACGTATTTTGATCGAAATTGAACATCGTTTGGAATACATGGAGCGCGTTGGGTTAGGCTATCTGACGCTGAATCGCCTGACAAGCACTCTTTCCGGCGGAGAGTTTCAGCGGATAAAACTCGCTACTTCGTTGGGCAGTGCTTTGGTAGGCTCTATGTATATCTTGGATGAACCCAGCATCGGACTTCACCCGCGCGATACCCGCAAGCTGGTCGGAGTGTTGGAATCACTGCGTGATATGGGCAATACCGTGATCGTGGTCGAGCATGAAGAAGAGGTCATGCGAGCCGCTGACCAAATCATTGATATCGGTCCCGATGCCGGAAATTTGGGCGGAGAAGTCGTATGGCAGGGAACTTGGGAGGACATTCTGAACCCCATTGAAGGAAGGCATTCTCACACCATACGATTCCTGAACGGTGAAGACCAAATTCCGGTGCCAACATTTCGCCGAAAATCAACGCATTGGATTGAATTGACGGGAGCGCGCGAAAATAACCTGAAAGACGTAGACGTAAAGTTTCCGCTCGGCACGTTTACGGTCGTGACGGGGGTGTCGGGCTCGGGCAAGTCAACGCTTATCCGAAAGATTCTGTTTCCTGCCTTGGCTCGCCAAAAAGGAGAATACAACGAAGAAGCAGGCAAATACACCAATCTTACGGGAAGCATAGACCGCATTGATAATCTGGAAATGGTGGACCAAAATCCCATCGGAAAGTCGTCGCGTTCCAATCCCGTTACGTACATCAAAGCTTACGATTACATACGGCAAATGATGAGTGAAGTGCCGTTGGCCAAAGCCCGCGGTTATAAGCCTTCCCATTTTTCGTTCAATATTGAAGGAGGCCGTTGCGAAACCTGTCAGGGAGAAGGGCAGGTAAAAATCGAGATGCAGTTCATGGCGGATATTTACCTCAAGTGTGAAGCCTGCGGAGGAAAACGGTTTAAGCAGGAAATTCTGGATGTACGGTACCAGGGTCGCGATGAAAGTTCGGCAGATATAGCCGACATTCTGGACATGACCATTGATGAAGCGATCACTTTCTTTAGAACGCAAGAGCCCAAGCTGGCCGACCGTTTATTGCCGCTTCAGGAAGTGGGTCTGGGCTACGTGAAATTGGGGCAATCTTCCAATACACTCTCAGGCGGAGAAGCACAACGGGTAAAACTGGCGTTCTTTTTAAGCAAGTCAAACCCTAACCAAGGGCGCTCGCTGTTCATTTTCGACGAACCCACCACGGGTTTGCATTTTCATGACATTCAAAAACTCCTCAAAGCCTTGAATGCCTTGGTGAATCAGGGAGATACCGTGATTGTGATTGAACACAATGTGGAAGTGATAAAATCGGCCGATTGGGTCATTGATATGGGCCCCGAAGGTGGCGAAGCGGGAGGCTATGTCACCTTCGAGGGTACACCGGAAGATATGATAAAGCTTTCAGATAACTACACGGCGGCATTTCTGAAAGAGAAAATGAATCCGTGA
- a CDS encoding Gfo/Idh/MocA family protein has translation MNRRTFLEKSTQISVAAGAFIQSTETQATGRARTSANEKIIIGVIGCNNMGNGIMNHALNQPNVECAAICDIDANIGHRRVEEVLRRQGKRPQLYGDYRKLLENKDIDAVIIATPDHWHCLPMVEACQAGKDIYVEKPLANSIGECNVMVKAARRYNRVVQVGQQQRSGEHWQSAINLIQSGGIGTLRKVHSWANFNYAIGSRIVSDEPVPAGIDFEQWLGPAPQRSYNRTRHHGSWRFFWDYGGGLMTDWGAHLLDIALWAKNIKTPPLSVSASGGNFYSPEFAHEAFDTLSVMYQLPEYTISWEQTAGTQSGPYGRSYGLALIGNDATLVIDRGGWELFPEIDKGGYKVPALPKRYGKETHEEHVKNWLECIKTRKEPNCPIENGRLVALYAHAGNIALRTNSRLEWNEATQSFGKNEAANALITPAYRKPWVFPKV, from the coding sequence ATGAACCGCAGAACATTTTTAGAGAAAAGCACTCAGATTTCCGTAGCCGCCGGAGCCTTTATACAAAGTACTGAAACACAGGCGACCGGCCGCGCGCGTACATCGGCCAATGAAAAAATAATCATCGGTGTGATCGGCTGCAATAATATGGGTAACGGGATCATGAACCATGCCCTCAACCAACCCAATGTAGAATGCGCCGCGATTTGTGACATTGATGCAAACATCGGCCACCGACGCGTCGAGGAAGTACTGCGCAGGCAGGGCAAACGGCCACAACTATACGGAGATTACAGAAAACTTTTGGAAAACAAAGACATTGATGCCGTCATCATCGCCACGCCCGACCATTGGCATTGCTTACCCATGGTGGAAGCCTGTCAGGCCGGCAAAGATATATACGTGGAAAAACCGTTGGCCAACTCCATCGGGGAATGTAACGTGATGGTAAAAGCGGCACGCCGGTACAATCGGGTGGTGCAGGTAGGTCAGCAACAGCGCAGCGGTGAGCATTGGCAAAGTGCCATCAACCTTATTCAGTCCGGTGGTATCGGCACTTTACGGAAGGTTCACAGTTGGGCCAATTTCAACTATGCCATCGGTTCGCGTATTGTTTCGGATGAGCCCGTTCCTGCCGGGATTGATTTTGAGCAATGGCTGGGTCCTGCCCCACAAAGAAGCTATAACCGAACGCGTCATCACGGTTCGTGGCGCTTTTTTTGGGATTATGGCGGCGGTCTCATGACCGACTGGGGTGCTCACTTATTGGATATTGCGCTGTGGGCCAAGAACATCAAAACCCCACCCCTCTCTGTATCGGCTTCCGGAGGCAACTTTTATTCGCCTGAGTTTGCCCACGAGGCCTTTGATACGCTGAGTGTCATGTATCAGCTTCCCGAGTATACCATTTCATGGGAACAGACCGCCGGCACCCAAAGCGGGCCCTATGGCCGTTCCTATGGTTTGGCTTTGATCGGAAACGACGCTACGCTGGTGATCGACCGCGGCGGATGGGAGTTGTTTCCTGAAATTGACAAAGGCGGCTATAAAGTTCCGGCACTCCCTAAACGCTACGGAAAAGAAACCCACGAGGAGCACGTTAAAAATTGGCTGGAATGCATCAAGACCCGTAAAGAGCCCAACTGCCCGATCGAAAACGGGCGATTGGTGGCCTTATATGCCCATGCCGGCAACATTGCCCTCCGTACCAATTCGCGATTGGAATGGAACGAAGCGACGCAGTCGTTCGGCAAAAATGAAGCGGCCAATGCCCTCATTACACCGGCTTACCGTAAACCCTGGGTATTTCCAAAAGTTTAG
- a CDS encoding 6-bladed beta-propeller, with protein MNLSTSRRDFVKAAATTLLAPSIITSAKAQPADTIIGHGSHRYKINADWGKLDASKFPVKNCHEMVMDSKGRLIMVTDETKNNILVYDRSGKLLDSWGHEYPGGHGLTLWNANGEEFLFICDPNSNRVTKTDINGKVIFTIEHPSKVGAYKPEDKFLPTETTVGPNGDIYVADGYGSQWILQYSSKGEFIRKFGGPGDGDDQFATAHGITVDSRNKANPTLLITSRVHNSFKRFTLDGKYLSTIYLPGAFVCRPVIHGDHLFAGVCWSRLRYLNQTNNSGFVTILDKNDKVVSNPGGTKPEYRDGKLQLMVQDAPTVGGTFMHCHDVCIDNDENIYICQWNAKQTYPIKLSRV; from the coding sequence ATGAACCTCTCCACTTCCCGACGCGATTTTGTCAAAGCTGCCGCAACTACCTTGCTGGCACCCTCTATTATTACTTCCGCGAAAGCCCAACCTGCCGATACCATCATCGGCCACGGGTCGCATCGCTATAAGATCAATGCCGATTGGGGGAAATTGGACGCTTCTAAGTTTCCCGTTAAAAACTGCCATGAGATGGTCATGGACAGCAAGGGACGGCTTATCATGGTCACTGACGAAACCAAGAATAATATTTTGGTTTATGACCGCTCGGGCAAGCTGCTCGACAGCTGGGGCCATGAGTACCCCGGCGGACACGGTCTAACGCTTTGGAATGCCAACGGAGAGGAGTTTTTGTTTATCTGTGACCCCAATTCCAACCGGGTCACCAAAACCGACATCAACGGCAAAGTGATTTTTACCATTGAGCATCCTTCAAAAGTGGGCGCTTATAAACCCGAAGATAAATTTTTACCCACTGAAACAACGGTAGGGCCCAACGGCGATATTTACGTAGCTGACGGCTATGGCTCACAGTGGATCTTACAGTATTCTTCCAAAGGTGAATTTATCCGTAAATTCGGCGGCCCGGGCGACGGTGACGACCAATTTGCCACCGCCCACGGCATCACGGTCGACTCCCGCAACAAAGCCAACCCGACCCTGCTCATTACCTCACGGGTGCACAACTCTTTCAAGCGCTTTACGCTGGATGGCAAATACCTCTCTACGATCTATTTGCCGGGTGCCTTCGTTTGTCGCCCCGTCATTCACGGAGATCATTTGTTTGCGGGGGTATGCTGGTCGCGTTTGCGGTACCTGAATCAAACCAACAACTCCGGATTTGTGACGATTTTAGACAAAAACGATAAAGTGGTTTCCAACCCCGGCGGCACCAAGCCCGAATACCGCGACGGAAAACTACAATTGATGGTGCAGGATGCCCCTACCGTAGGCGGAACGTTTATGCACTGCCATGATGTGTGCATAGACAACGACGAGAATATTTACATTTGCCAGTGGAACGCCAAGCAGACCTATCCAATCAAGTTGTCAAGAGTATAG
- a CDS encoding 3-oxoacyl-ACP synthase III family protein: protein MKIQIQSIEKYLPGTAVHSEELESRMGIAKGWIEKNAGVQIRYWANADETVAAMAATALQKALTSAGLTAENLDMMIYAGASYDYPIPHNAGRIKKALETTAKFPCFDVDSTCLSFLNALDIAHLYFQRDTLRTIAIVSAELSSRALNPNDPKTYGLLGDAAVAVILTQNKEGYEPLAPYFINNPEGADLAWIPTGGSVSRGMVHDTPEESFYFRMDGKRLISLTLRELEPFLDRYEQLSGMTPAAYDFVIPHQTSRFGNEIFAKQYCLNERQLVNTISRYGNCISASIPLGLCDLVHQQNDLSGKKILLIGSAAGLSLGALTLKF, encoded by the coding sequence ATGAAAATTCAGATTCAAAGCATTGAAAAATACCTGCCGGGAACTGCCGTACACAGCGAGGAATTAGAGTCCCGGATGGGAATTGCGAAGGGGTGGATCGAAAAAAATGCCGGTGTACAAATACGGTATTGGGCCAACGCCGATGAAACGGTCGCTGCGATGGCGGCTACAGCACTCCAAAAAGCGCTGACTTCGGCCGGTCTTACGGCCGAAAACCTTGATATGATGATCTACGCGGGAGCCTCGTATGACTACCCCATTCCGCACAATGCCGGTCGGATCAAAAAAGCATTGGAGACAACGGCTAAATTTCCCTGTTTTGATGTCGATTCGACCTGTTTGAGCTTTCTTAATGCGCTTGACATTGCCCATCTGTATTTTCAGCGGGACACCTTGCGTACCATTGCCATCGTCTCTGCCGAACTCTCTTCACGTGCTCTGAACCCTAACGATCCCAAAACGTACGGATTGCTGGGAGATGCTGCCGTGGCGGTGATTTTAACCCAAAATAAGGAAGGTTATGAGCCGCTTGCGCCCTATTTCATCAATAATCCCGAAGGAGCAGATTTGGCCTGGATACCCACAGGCGGCAGTGTGAGCCGAGGCATGGTGCACGATACGCCGGAAGAATCATTCTACTTCAGAATGGACGGCAAACGTCTGATCTCGCTTACACTGCGGGAGTTGGAGCCGTTTTTGGACCGGTATGAGCAACTTTCGGGCATGACACCCGCGGCGTATGATTTCGTGATTCCGCACCAAACGAGCCGATTCGGAAACGAAATTTTTGCCAAACAATATTGCTTAAATGAGCGTCAGCTGGTGAATACGATCTCGCGCTATGGCAACTGTATTTCGGCGTCTATTCCCTTGGGATTATGTGATTTAGTACATCAACAAAATGATTTGTCAGGCAAAAAAATTCTGCTCATCGGCAGCGCGGCAGGACTGTCGTTGGGAGCCTTAACGTTGAAATTTTAG
- a CDS encoding F390 synthetase-related protein, with protein sequence MFFKLQILYFLLKNKLRGTFRERGQLVRFQEKAWTRFARTVLPTSAFYRSYAHLPLREFPLIHKEVFMQHFDEINTVGIPRTQAMQTALQAEESRDFASEINGITVGLSTGTSGKRGLFLASQTERAQWVAMVLHRVVKWSVFRRQKVAFFLRANSNLYSSVQSSVLAFHFFDIFRKTEELVAELGYLQPDIVAAQPSLLRHLAEAQRAGNLSITPQQIISFAEVLHDDDRRIVEQTFGIPITEVYQCTEGFLGVSCAYGTLHLNEDVAVFEKKYVGDHRFIPIVTDFTRTSQPIIRYEMTDILTERTVPCPCGSVLLGIERIEGRTDDVLSFEREGKIISVFPDTLVRKIARVTDDFSRYCIRQMAENQLEIVLEVPPEHTYKVRRLIQTAVLEVLKEQGADDVSVLFKEEELTSKGAKHRRVVRMPQKTL encoded by the coding sequence ATGTTTTTCAAACTTCAGATCCTTTATTTTTTGCTTAAAAACAAACTTCGCGGAACGTTTCGGGAGAGGGGGCAATTGGTGCGTTTTCAGGAAAAAGCATGGACGCGTTTTGCCCGAACCGTTTTACCGACCTCTGCTTTTTATCGCAGCTATGCCCATTTACCTCTTCGTGAGTTTCCTTTGATCCACAAAGAGGTGTTCATGCAGCATTTTGACGAGATCAATACGGTCGGAATCCCCCGAACACAGGCAATGCAAACAGCGTTGCAGGCCGAAGAAAGCCGTGATTTTGCCTCCGAAATAAACGGTATCACGGTGGGGCTGTCAACGGGAACAAGCGGAAAAAGAGGGTTGTTTTTAGCCTCACAAACGGAGCGGGCGCAGTGGGTCGCGATGGTGTTGCATCGGGTCGTGAAATGGTCGGTGTTCAGGCGACAAAAAGTGGCCTTTTTTCTGCGGGCCAACAGTAATTTATACAGCTCGGTCCAATCGTCGGTGTTGGCGTTTCATTTCTTTGATATTTTTCGCAAAACGGAGGAACTGGTCGCCGAATTGGGGTATTTGCAACCCGATATTGTCGCTGCCCAACCCTCTCTTTTACGGCATTTGGCTGAAGCACAGCGAGCCGGCAATCTGTCCATCACTCCGCAGCAGATCATTTCGTTTGCGGAAGTGCTGCACGATGATGACCGCCGGATAGTGGAGCAGACCTTTGGTATTCCCATCACCGAAGTGTATCAATGTACCGAAGGTTTTTTGGGGGTAAGCTGTGCATACGGCACGCTGCACCTCAACGAGGATGTGGCTGTTTTTGAAAAAAAATACGTAGGAGACCACCGGTTTATTCCCATTGTAACGGATTTTACCCGTACTTCGCAGCCCATCATACGCTACGAAATGACCGACATTCTGACCGAGCGAACCGTGCCCTGTCCCTGTGGATCAGTGCTGTTGGGGATAGAGCGCATCGAAGGTCGAACCGATGATGTACTTAGCTTTGAGAGAGAGGGAAAAATAATTTCGGTTTTCCCGGATACACTGGTGCGGAAAATTGCCCGCGTTACGGATGATTTCAGTCGTTATTGTATTCGTCAAATGGCTGAAAATCAATTGGAAATCGTGTTAGAGGTACCCCCTGAACATACCTATAAGGTACGGAGGCTGATACAGACCGCTGTTTTGGAGGTATTGAAAGAGCAGGGAGCAGATGATGTGAGCGTGTTGTTTAAAGAAGAAGAACTAACGTCAAAAGGAGCAAAGCACCGTCGGGTAGTGCGTATGCCGCAGAAAACGCTATGA
- a CDS encoding MBL fold metallo-hydrolase, whose protein sequence is MVSKPTAVTYRIFSSGYCTAHDWIVDPKNGRGKARFYATWLLLEHPREGLYLFDTGYSARFLEAARHFPDTFYGWATPTFIKEEETAVYQLAQLGIRPSDLSGMIISHFHADHAAGMLDFPEIPIICHPAALEQVLSVNGVGAVRHGIVKALIPRDLKERVRRVDDNHPEGFGRVDAGESFSLQFMDLFGDGSVELVHLPGHARGQLGLRIHTADHTLFFATDAAWRKSTLEAGTLPNPVVRLFFDDWKAYKTTFAALQAYSKTFPAHRLIFTHCPQTMDFID, encoded by the coding sequence ATGGTATCGAAACCAACTGCCGTAACCTACCGCATTTTTTCTTCGGGCTATTGTACGGCCCATGATTGGATCGTTGACCCCAAAAACGGTCGTGGCAAGGCCCGATTTTATGCCACGTGGCTGTTATTGGAACATCCAAGAGAGGGATTGTACCTGTTTGATACGGGGTACTCTGCCCGGTTTTTGGAAGCTGCGCGTCATTTTCCCGATACATTTTACGGGTGGGCTACCCCCACCTTTATCAAGGAAGAAGAAACGGCGGTGTATCAACTGGCGCAGTTGGGGATTCGCCCTTCCGACTTGAGCGGTATGATCATTTCCCATTTTCACGCGGACCATGCAGCGGGAATGTTGGATTTTCCGGAGATCCCCATTATCTGTCATCCGGCGGCCTTGGAGCAGGTGCTGTCGGTCAACGGAGTGGGGGCAGTGAGGCACGGTATTGTCAAAGCATTGATTCCCCGTGATTTAAAAGAGCGTGTGCGTCGGGTTGATGATAATCATCCCGAAGGGTTTGGGCGTGTGGACGCCGGTGAGTCTTTCAGTCTTCAATTCATGGATCTGTTTGGCGACGGCAGCGTTGAGTTAGTACACTTGCCCGGGCATGCGCGCGGACAATTAGGCCTGCGTATTCATACGGCTGACCATACATTGTTTTTTGCTACCGATGCCGCTTGGCGAAAGAGTACGCTGGAAGCAGGTACTTTGCCCAATCCGGTGGTCAGGCTGTTTTTTGATGATTGGAAAGCGTATAAAACTACGTTTGCCGCCTTACAGGCTTACAGTAAGACATTCCCTGCGCATCGACTGATTTTTACGCATTGTCCGCAAACAATGGATTTTATAGATTAA